The following proteins are encoded in a genomic region of Sneathiella marina:
- the argC gene encoding N-acetyl-gamma-glutamyl-phosphate reductase: protein MTAHIFIDGSAGTTGLQIQERLAARGDISLILLDAAEKKDPVRRGQALNDADVSILCLPDAAAKETVSLARANSVRIIDTSTAHRTDPDWVYGLAELKAGQADLISGAARVSNPGCYPTGVIVALNPLVAAGMVPADYPVAVSAVSGYTGGGKQMIAEYENTDGGAGDDSPPAAFHLYGLQLQHKHLAEMQVYGGLAKPPVFIPSVGNFPQGMITQVPLDLARLPGTPTVAHIHDTLAAFYAGSEVIELVSLSDAQTVKRLPGDMMAGSDKLKLYVFGDEAKQQVMIAAVFDNLGKGASGAAVQNLDLMLGARV from the coding sequence ATGACGGCGCATATTTTTATTGATGGATCGGCGGGGACGACGGGGTTGCAGATACAGGAGCGGCTGGCGGCGCGTGGTGATATTTCGCTGATCCTGCTGGATGCGGCCGAGAAGAAGGATCCCGTGCGGCGCGGACAGGCGCTGAATGATGCCGATGTGTCGATCCTCTGTCTGCCCGATGCGGCGGCGAAGGAGACCGTCTCGCTGGCGCGGGCCAACTCCGTGCGGATCATCGATACCAGCACCGCCCACCGCACCGATCCCGACTGGGTCTATGGTCTGGCCGAGCTGAAAGCGGGGCAGGCGGACTTGATTTCCGGTGCGGCGCGGGTCAGCAATCCGGGCTGTTATCCCACCGGTGTGATCGTTGCGCTCAACCCGTTGGTGGCCGCCGGTATGGTGCCCGCCGATTACCCGGTCGCGGTCAGCGCCGTCTCCGGTTATACGGGCGGCGGCAAGCAGATGATTGCCGAGTATGAAAATACGGACGGCGGGGCAGGCGATGACAGCCCGCCCGCGGCCTTTCATCTGTATGGGCTGCAGTTGCAGCACAAGCATCTGGCGGAAATGCAGGTTTATGGCGGGCTGGCCAAGCCACCGGTCTTTATCCCCAGTGTCGGCAATTTCCCGCAAGGCATGATTACCCAGGTCCCGCTGGATCTGGCGCGGCTGCCGGGCACCCCGACGGTGGCCCATATCCATGATACATTGGCGGCCTTTTATGCGGGCAGCGAGGTGATCGAGCTGGTCTCCTTATCCGACGCGCAAACCGTCAAACGCCTGCCCGGCGACATGATGGCGGGCAGCGACAAGCTCAAGCTCTATGTGTTCGGCGATGAGGCCAAGCAGCAGGTGATGATCGCCGCGGTGTTCGAT
- a CDS encoding DUF5343 domain-containing protein: MAKNYPAFVNATGVIAKILDKIKVAATPERFTQDFLATELGFPGGGSKAFIPLAKKLGLLASDGTPTDRYKQFRNTNDSVSKAAMAEAIKTAYADVYLRNEYAHSLSKNDLTGLIMEMTGLEKGNKTIGAICGTYEALKTFADFKASPAKSDQLDDPKGNINNPLGGEVVDAEDLKLNLSYTINLVLPKTDDVAVFNAIFKSLRENLLKK, translated from the coding sequence ATGGCAAAAAATTATCCAGCATTTGTAAATGCGACTGGAGTGATTGCAAAAATATTAGACAAAATTAAAGTGGCGGCTACTCCCGAGAGATTTACTCAAGACTTTTTGGCAACGGAACTGGGGTTTCCCGGCGGTGGATCTAAAGCATTTATTCCCTTGGCTAAAAAACTTGGGCTACTCGCTAGCGATGGCACACCAACTGACCGTTATAAGCAGTTTAGAAATACAAATGATTCTGTTTCAAAGGCAGCGATGGCGGAGGCAATAAAAACTGCCTATGCGGATGTTTATTTGAGGAATGAGTATGCACACAGCTTAAGCAAGAACGATCTTACAGGCTTGATTATGGAAATGACTGGCTTGGAAAAAGGTAACAAAACAATAGGAGCAATTTGTGGAACTTATGAAGCGCTAAAGACTTTCGCTGACTTTAAAGCGTCACCTGCAAAAAGCGATCAGTTGGATGATCCAAAAGGAAACATAAACAATCCATTAGGTGGTGAAGTAGTAGATGCGGAAGATCTAAAACTTAATCTTTCTTACACAATTAACCTGGTTCTTCCTAAGACGGATGACGTTGCAGTATTTAATGCAATTTTTAAGAGCCTTCGAGAAAACCTTTTAAAGAAATAA
- a CDS encoding acyl-CoA dehydrogenase family protein — translation MDFNLTEDQAAFRDMARAFSTDVFAPNAEKWDEEKIFPIDEMRQAAALGFGGIYVGEEHGGSALGRLDSAIIFEELAAGCTSTAAFISIHNMASWMIDRFGSNIVRAKFVPKLTSMDYVASYCLTEPGSGSDAAALRTRAVRDGDHYILNGAKAFISGGGHSDVYVTMVRTGDDGPGGISCIAVPADAPGLSFGAQERKMGWNSQPTAQVQFDDCRVPVENLVGAEGEGFKIAMQGLDGGRLNIGACSIGAARACLESAQNYTAERKQFGKPVGEFQAVQFKLADMATELEAARLMIRQAAAKLDAKDPEATLYCAMAKRYATDAGFDICNDALQLHGGYGFLRDFPMERFVRDTRVHQILEGTNEIMRVVIARKLKDGQGKG, via the coding sequence ATGGATTTTAATCTTACCGAGGATCAGGCTGCGTTTCGCGACATGGCGCGCGCCTTCTCAACAGATGTTTTCGCCCCCAACGCGGAAAAATGGGACGAGGAAAAAATCTTTCCCATTGATGAAATGCGGCAGGCCGCAGCACTGGGTTTTGGCGGCATTTATGTGGGGGAGGAGCATGGCGGATCGGCGCTGGGCCGGCTGGACTCGGCCATTATCTTTGAAGAGCTGGCCGCGGGCTGCACATCAACGGCGGCCTTTATCTCCATCCATAATATGGCGAGCTGGATGATTGACCGGTTTGGATCCAATATAGTCCGGGCAAAATTCGTCCCCAAACTGACCTCCATGGACTATGTCGCCAGCTATTGCCTGACGGAGCCGGGCTCCGGTTCCGATGCGGCGGCGCTCAGGACCAGGGCCGTGCGCGACGGCGATCATTATATCCTCAACGGCGCCAAGGCGTTTATTTCCGGTGGTGGCCATAGTGATGTCTATGTGACCATGGTGCGGACCGGTGACGACGGGCCGGGCGGGATCAGCTGCATAGCCGTACCTGCCGATGCGCCAGGTCTCAGTTTCGGGGCGCAGGAGCGGAAAATGGGCTGGAATTCCCAACCAACGGCCCAGGTCCAGTTCGATGATTGCCGGGTTCCCGTTGAGAATCTGGTGGGGGCGGAAGGCGAGGGGTTCAAAATCGCCATGCAGGGACTGGACGGCGGACGGCTTAATATCGGAGCCTGTTCCATCGGCGCGGCGCGTGCCTGCCTTGAAAGTGCCCAGAATTATACGGCGGAACGCAAGCAGTTCGGCAAACCGGTGGGAGAGTTCCAGGCGGTGCAGTTCAAGCTTGCCGACATGGCGACGGAGCTGGAGGCGGCGCGCCTGATGATCCGCCAGGCGGCGGCCAAGCTCGATGCGAAGGACCCGGAAGCCACGCTCTATTGTGCCATGGCCAAGCGCTATGCCACCGACGCCGGCTTTGATATCTGCAATGATGCGCTGCAGCTGCATGGCGGCTACGGTTTCTTGCGGGATTTCCCCATGGAACGGTTTGTCCGCGACACGCGGGTGCACCAGATCCTCGAAGGCACCAACGAGATTATGCGGGTGGTCATCGCCCGCAAACTGAAAGACGGACAGGGCAAGGGCTGA
- a CDS encoding Swt1 family HEPN domain-containing protein translates to MEENIKLFVMSNQMAESDLDVIESQLKIDLGRNFDSEKDKDEEYYPQFQHAIRSEAREMAVHYELFYCLELSIRNLVKEKMKSEIGENWWDKTDIPDPIKNNVKENIQREIESAFTQRSDDELDYTTFGELGEIVRKNWDQFGDLFNSQKGFNRVMHSLNLLRGPIAHCSPLAEDEIVRLRLTVKDWFRLME, encoded by the coding sequence ATGGAAGAAAATATCAAATTATTCGTTATGTCTAACCAGATGGCTGAAAGCGATCTAGATGTTATCGAGAGCCAGCTCAAAATTGACCTTGGTAGGAATTTTGATTCCGAAAAAGATAAAGATGAAGAGTATTATCCACAGTTTCAGCACGCTATTCGGTCAGAGGCTCGTGAAATGGCAGTCCACTACGAGCTTTTCTATTGCCTCGAGCTCTCAATAAGAAACCTTGTTAAGGAAAAGATGAAATCTGAGATAGGTGAAAACTGGTGGGACAAGACGGATATTCCTGACCCAATTAAAAATAACGTGAAAGAAAATATCCAACGAGAAATTGAATCAGCTTTCACGCAAAGATCAGACGATGAACTTGATTACACTACTTTCGGTGAACTAGGAGAAATAGTTAGGAAAAATTGGGATCAATTCGGTGATCTCTTTAATAGTCAAAAGGGATTTAACCGTGTAATGCATAGTTTGAATTTATTAAGAGGCCCGATAGCACATTGTAGCCCTTTGGCAGAGGATGAAATTGTTCGATTGAGGCTAACGGTCAAAGACTGGTTTAGACTAATGGAATGA
- a CDS encoding enoyl-CoA hydratase/isomerase family protein: MTEQDEIIFRLQGSVGMVTLNRPHALNALTHEMCLALDAKLAEWDTDPTVKLVLVEGAGDRAFCAGGDIIKLYEEGRKGADYPYHFYRDEYLLNARIKHFHKPYISFIDGIVMGGGVGVSVHGSHRVATERTLFAMPESGIGLFPDVGGSYFLPRCPGETGMYVGLTGARLKADDAVFLGISNSHVPSEKLKSLEAALVAADYTDNIHHEIDVIIGRFSDHPGDAPIIDRLKQIDHHFGQFSVEEIIRSLQEDGDDWCLKTADMLLTKSPTSMKVSFEELRRGASMEFDDCMRMEFRMVNRIIQGVDFYEGTRAAVVDKDRAPKWQPPTLEGVSDADVQAYFAPLDDGDLY; encoded by the coding sequence ATGACCGAACAAGACGAAATTATTTTCCGCCTGCAAGGATCCGTGGGCATGGTCACGTTGAACCGGCCACACGCGCTGAACGCGCTGACCCATGAAATGTGTCTGGCGCTGGATGCCAAGCTGGCGGAATGGGATACAGATCCGACCGTCAAGCTGGTGCTGGTGGAAGGGGCGGGGGATCGTGCCTTTTGTGCCGGCGGTGATATCATCAAGCTGTATGAAGAGGGCCGCAAAGGCGCCGACTATCCCTATCATTTCTACCGCGATGAGTATCTGCTCAACGCCCGTATCAAGCATTTCCATAAGCCCTATATCTCCTTTATCGATGGCATTGTCATGGGCGGCGGGGTTGGCGTCTCGGTACATGGCAGCCATCGCGTCGCCACGGAACGGACCCTGTTTGCCATGCCGGAATCGGGCATTGGCCTGTTTCCCGATGTGGGCGGATCGTATTTTCTGCCGCGCTGCCCCGGTGAGACGGGCATGTATGTGGGCCTGACTGGGGCCCGGCTGAAAGCGGACGACGCCGTCTTTCTCGGCATTTCCAATTCCCATGTGCCGTCGGAAAAGCTTAAAAGTCTGGAGGCGGCGCTGGTTGCCGCCGACTATACGGATAATATCCATCATGAGATTGATGTGATCATCGGCCGGTTTTCCGATCATCCCGGCGATGCCCCGATCATCGACCGCCTGAAACAGATCGATCATCATTTCGGCCAGTTCTCGGTCGAGGAAATCATCAGGAGCCTGCAGGAGGATGGCGATGACTGGTGCCTGAAAACCGCCGATATGCTGCTGACCAAGTCGCCGACCAGCATGAAAGTCTCGTTCGAGGAGCTGCGCCGCGGTGCGTCAATGGAATTTGACGACTGCATGCGCATGGAGTTCCGCATGGTCAACCGCATCATTCAGGGGGTTGATTTCTATGAGGGCACCCGCGCCGCCGTGGTCGACAAGGACCGGGCACCGAAATGGCAGCCGCCAACCCTGGAAGGGGTCAGCGACGCCGATGTGCAGGCTTATTTCGCCCCGCTGGACGATGGCGACTTGTACTAG
- a CDS encoding trans-sulfuration enzyme family protein — MTDNKKQLNPDTVTAQALGWLEESHKGVIPGIFPSTTYEREPDGDYPSGRVYSRDHNPNYDQPEKILCELEQGSDALLFSSGMSAALAVIQSLRPGDHMIAPQVMYWSLRKWLVTVGASWGIDMSFVPNGDVAALKAAVLPGKTKLLWLETPANPTWVIDDIAAWAEVAAEAGACLAVDNTVATPLLTQPLSWGADIVMHSATKYLNGHSDVLAGALITKKDDDFWEKVKVNRNAGGAVLGPFEAWLLLRGMRTVSLRVQRASENALTLARHFHTHSGVEEVLYPGLPSHPGHEIAARQMTGGFGGMLSVRIKGGEGAAMAAAAKLDLFKRATSLGGVESLVEHRASIEGEGTPCPPDLLRLSIGIENVQDLIEDMEQALGGN, encoded by the coding sequence GTGACAGACAATAAAAAACAATTAAATCCGGACACCGTGACCGCGCAGGCGTTAGGATGGCTTGAGGAAAGCCACAAAGGTGTGATTCCGGGGATTTTTCCAAGCACGACTTATGAACGGGAGCCGGACGGCGACTATCCGTCAGGCCGAGTATATAGCCGTGACCACAACCCGAACTATGATCAACCCGAAAAAATCCTGTGTGAATTGGAGCAAGGATCCGACGCGCTTTTATTTTCTTCGGGTATGTCCGCCGCGCTCGCCGTTATTCAATCGCTCCGTCCCGGTGATCACATGATTGCGCCACAAGTCATGTATTGGTCGCTCCGTAAATGGCTGGTGACCGTTGGGGCCAGTTGGGGCATCGACATGTCATTTGTGCCGAACGGCGATGTGGCGGCGTTGAAAGCCGCCGTCCTTCCCGGGAAAACCAAACTTCTATGGCTGGAGACGCCGGCCAACCCAACCTGGGTTATCGATGATATTGCCGCCTGGGCCGAGGTTGCCGCCGAAGCCGGAGCCTGCCTTGCCGTTGACAACACGGTTGCAACTCCCTTGCTGACACAGCCTTTATCCTGGGGTGCCGATATTGTCATGCATTCGGCAACGAAATATCTTAACGGACATTCCGACGTGCTTGCCGGGGCTCTGATAACCAAAAAAGACGATGATTTCTGGGAAAAAGTGAAGGTTAATCGCAATGCCGGCGGTGCCGTTCTTGGCCCGTTCGAGGCCTGGTTGCTGTTACGCGGCATGCGGACGGTTTCCTTGAGGGTGCAGCGGGCGTCGGAAAATGCCCTGACTTTGGCCCGGCATTTTCATACCCATTCGGGCGTTGAAGAAGTTCTTTATCCGGGATTGCCGTCGCATCCGGGGCATGAGATCGCCGCCCGCCAGATGACCGGCGGGTTTGGCGGGATGCTGAGCGTGCGTATCAAGGGCGGCGAGGGAGCGGCCATGGCGGCGGCGGCCAAACTGGATTTGTTTAAACGGGCGACGTCTCTGGGAGGTGTTGAAAGCCTTGTGGAACATCGGGCCAGTATTGAAGGCGAGGGAACACCCTGTCCGCCGGATCTGCTGCGTTTGTCCATTGGCATTGAAAATGTACAGGATCTTATTGAAGATATGGAACAGGCGCTTGGAGGGAATTAA
- a CDS encoding SDR family oxidoreductase: MHKTVIVTGGSRGIGAAISLGAAEKGYDVCVNYLGNKEAAADVVQQITDAGGRALAVQGDMSVEADILAMFALVDRELAPLHALVNNAGVVDVKARVDEMTADRLTRMFAINLTGPFLCAREAIKRMSTLHGGDGGSIVNISSVAARLGGPGEYVDYAASKGGIDAMTLGLSKELAEEGIRVNAVRPGVIRTDIHASGGQPGRIERVKGMIPMKRAGEPEEISSAALWLMSDEASYTTGALLDVSGGR, from the coding sequence ATGCATAAGACAGTCATTGTAACAGGGGGCAGCCGCGGTATCGGCGCCGCCATTTCCTTGGGCGCGGCTGAAAAAGGCTATGACGTCTGTGTTAATTATCTTGGCAACAAGGAAGCTGCGGCAGATGTTGTCCAGCAGATTACCGATGCCGGAGGCCGGGCTCTTGCGGTGCAGGGCGACATGTCGGTTGAAGCGGATATTCTGGCGATGTTTGCCCTGGTTGACCGGGAATTGGCGCCGTTACATGCACTGGTCAATAATGCCGGCGTGGTTGACGTGAAGGCGCGGGTGGATGAAATGACCGCGGACCGGCTGACGCGAATGTTTGCCATCAACCTGACCGGGCCCTTTCTATGCGCCCGCGAGGCCATCAAGCGCATGTCAACCTTGCATGGCGGAGACGGCGGGTCCATCGTCAATATCTCGTCCGTGGCGGCGCGCCTGGGCGGTCCCGGTGAATATGTGGATTATGCGGCATCAAAGGGCGGCATTGATGCCATGACCCTGGGGCTGTCAAAGGAGCTGGCGGAAGAGGGTATTCGCGTCAATGCCGTACGGCCCGGCGTTATTCGCACGGACATTCACGCCAGCGGTGGCCAGCCCGGCCGGATCGAGCGGGTGAAAGGCATGATCCCCATGAAACGGGCCGGCGAGCCGGAAGAAATCTCCAGCGCGGCTCTGTGGCTGATGTCCGATGAGGCGTCTTACACCACCGGGGCTTTGCTTGATGTATCCGGCGGCCGTTAG
- a CDS encoding thioesterase family protein, whose product MSVEKKQSGVETPDILTVTPSEEVHFIAQAAVAPITVMVRMLRDNKSFGTSLMQTLDRNSYVKNRRLKQKGEQVTTL is encoded by the coding sequence ATGTCAGTTGAAAAGAAACAATCCGGCGTCGAAACACCCGATATCCTGACGGTAACACCGAGTGAGGAAGTGCATTTCATTGCCCAGGCGGCCGTTGCGCCCATAACCGTGATGGTTCGAATGCTCCGGGATAATAAGTCCTTTGGAACATCCCTGATGCAGACCCTGGATCGTAACTCCTATGTCAAGAACAGACGGCTGAAACAAAAAGGCGAGCAGGTAACTACCCTTTAG
- the hemB gene encoding porphobilinogen synthase, with protein MKTPTPAFPRTRMRRVRKTDWSRRLVAENTLTPSDLIWPVFVHEGENLAVEIPSMPGVKRLSVDLLVIAAKEAFNLGIPVIALFPAVEQHLKSDDGREAHNPDNIICKAIRALKDAVPEMGVLCDVALDPFTLHGQDGLVENGYVVNDPSVEALIRQTLNQVEAGCDIIAPSDMMDGRIGAIRDALEIEGHINTSIMSYAAKYASGFYGPFRDAVGSTGNLGTSDKRTYQMNAANSDEAIREVALDINEGADMVMVKPGMPYLDICRRVKDTFAIPTFAYQVSGEYAMLSAAAQNGWLERDKVVMESLLGFKRAGCDGILTYFAVDAALHLQG; from the coding sequence ATGAAAACCCCGACGCCTGCTTTTCCGCGCACCCGTATGCGCCGTGTCCGGAAAACCGATTGGTCCCGACGGCTGGTGGCGGAAAATACCCTGACACCGTCCGACCTGATCTGGCCGGTTTTTGTTCATGAGGGTGAAAACCTGGCTGTAGAGATCCCTTCCATGCCCGGCGTCAAACGGTTGAGCGTCGATTTACTGGTCATCGCCGCGAAAGAGGCCTTTAATCTTGGTATTCCCGTGATTGCCCTGTTCCCGGCGGTGGAACAGCATCTGAAATCCGATGACGGCCGGGAGGCTCATAATCCGGACAATATCATCTGCAAAGCCATCCGTGCCCTGAAAGACGCCGTTCCGGAAATGGGCGTTCTGTGCGATGTCGCCCTTGACCCCTTTACCCTCCATGGTCAGGACGGCCTTGTGGAGAATGGCTATGTGGTCAACGACCCCTCGGTTGAAGCCCTTATCCGCCAGACCCTGAACCAGGTCGAAGCGGGCTGCGATATCATTGCCCCGTCGGATATGATGGATGGCCGGATCGGGGCAATCCGCGACGCCCTTGAGATCGAGGGGCATATCAACACGTCGATCATGTCCTATGCCGCGAAATACGCCTCGGGGTTTTATGGCCCCTTCCGGGATGCGGTTGGATCAACGGGTAATCTTGGAACCAGCGACAAGCGGACCTATCAGATGAACGCCGCCAATAGCGATGAAGCCATACGTGAAGTTGCCCTCGATATCAATGAGGGGGCGGATATGGTGATGGTCAAACCGGGCATGCCGTATCTCGACATCTGCCGGCGGGTCAAGGATACGTTCGCAATTCCCACCTTCGCCTATCAGGTATCGGGGGAATATGCCATGCTCAGTGCCGCGGCCCAAAACGGCTGGCTGGAGCGGGACAAGGTCGTCATGGAGAGCCTTCTCGGGTTCAAACGGGCGGGCTGTGACGGCATCCTGACTTACTTTGCCGTGGATGCCGCCCTGCATTTACAAGGCTAA
- a CDS encoding DUF1330 domain-containing protein: MPAYIIARINVTDPEQYEVYKSLAPVAIKKYGGQYLTRGGAMETLEGAAETSRVVILQFPDMEAARGFYNSPEYGKAKDARENAANGTFTLLEGYVPA, encoded by the coding sequence ATGCCCGCTTATATCATCGCCCGGATCAATGTCACCGACCCGGAGCAATATGAAGTGTATAAATCTCTGGCACCGGTTGCCATCAAAAAATACGGCGGACAATACCTGACCCGTGGCGGTGCCATGGAAACGCTGGAGGGCGCGGCGGAAACCAGCCGCGTGGTGATCCTGCAATTCCCCGATATGGAGGCCGCCCGTGGTTTCTATAACAGTCCTGAATATGGCAAGGCCAAGGACGCCCGGGAAAATGCGGCCAACGGTACCTTTACATTGCTCGAAGGATATGTCCCGGCGTAA
- a CDS encoding enoyl-CoA hydratase/isomerase family protein, which yields MTYKYVSVEKKDRVAIVRFDRGNAVNAMSVELMKELLFVARDFEGDTETNAIILTGNAKNFTVGFDLKDAALKERLEAGLMDKREMLSVGPKMCKAWEDLQPMTIAAVEGYCIGGGVALIAALDMRIAGKSAQFYVPEIRNGMNMSWQSIPRMVNLMGPARTKQLCIIAEIISAATAEKWRLVEEVTEDGKTLDLARDFAAKIAARPPLPVRMIKQGASVAANALNHATSYMDIDQYALATASEDYMEGITAFLEKRDPEFRGR from the coding sequence ATGACCTACAAGTATGTATCTGTTGAAAAGAAGGACCGCGTCGCCATCGTCCGCTTTGATCGCGGCAATGCGGTCAATGCCATGTCCGTGGAGCTGATGAAGGAACTGCTTTTCGTCGCCCGCGATTTTGAAGGCGACACCGAAACCAACGCCATCATCCTCACCGGCAACGCCAAAAATTTCACCGTCGGCTTCGATTTGAAGGACGCCGCGCTGAAGGAACGGCTGGAGGCGGGCCTGATGGACAAGCGCGAGATGCTGTCGGTCGGCCCGAAAATGTGCAAGGCCTGGGAAGACTTGCAACCCATGACCATCGCCGCCGTGGAAGGCTATTGCATCGGCGGCGGCGTCGCCCTGATCGCCGCGCTGGATATGCGCATCGCGGGAAAATCCGCGCAATTCTACGTGCCGGAAATCCGCAACGGCATGAATATGAGCTGGCAGTCCATCCCGCGCATGGTCAACCTGATGGGCCCGGCCCGCACCAAGCAGCTCTGCATTATCGCCGAGATCATCTCCGCCGCCACGGCCGAGAAATGGCGCCTGGTGGAGGAAGTGACCGAGGATGGCAAGACGCTGGATCTGGCCCGGGACTTTGCCGCCAAAATCGCCGCCCGACCGCCGCTGCCCGTGCGCATGATCAAGCAGGGCGCCAGCGTCGCCGCCAACGCCCTCAACCACGCCACCAGCTATATGGATATCGATCAATATGCGCTGGCCACCGCGTCGGAGGATTATATGGAAGGCATCACCGCCTTCCTCGAAAAACGCGACCCGGAATTTCGCGGGCGGTAG
- a CDS encoding CAP domain-containing protein: MTLITTITNTLNTERQKKNLLPLTLDKRLMETAQQHAEFMEKKQALTHSGAKILTLHPALSSPVQASEIADRIRATGYLFSVAAENIALGAVDAAGLIRLWMNSPPHRDNILNTHITNMGIGFSEPGRPETDILRYWSLSLAAPIKTVP; encoded by the coding sequence ATGACATTGATCACCACCATAACTAACACCTTGAACACGGAGCGCCAAAAGAAGAATCTATTGCCGCTGACACTCGATAAGCGCCTCATGGAAACCGCTCAGCAGCATGCTGAATTCATGGAAAAGAAGCAAGCCTTAACCCATTCCGGCGCCAAAATACTCACCCTCCATCCGGCGCTCTCCAGTCCGGTTCAGGCGTCGGAGATTGCCGATAGAATTCGGGCAACCGGTTACCTGTTTTCCGTGGCTGCTGAAAATATAGCGCTCGGTGCTGTTGATGCAGCGGGCTTGATCCGTCTTTGGATGAACAGTCCGCCGCACCGTGACAATATTCTAAATACCCATATTACCAATATGGGTATTGGTTTTTCGGAACCAGGGCGTCCGGAAACAGATATCCTGCGCTATTGGTCGCTGTCCCTGGCGGCACCGATAAAAACGGTTCCCTAG
- a CDS encoding alpha/beta hydrolase has translation MIRATKFLAVIVVIFGILPFAAMYFLQAKMIFPAPDLVPPAGPQGDFDAVRITTEDGETLRAYEHRAETGEATILVFHGNADAAFYQISKGEKLAAAGFGVLLVEYRGYGGSTGSPTEAGLIRDGLASYDHVRRQSDQPIGLYAHSLGTGVAVPVAVQRPVFAVALEAPFTSILDVARYRMGWVPLDGLLKHPFHSDQLIGQITAPIQIIHGTADRVIPFKLGKRLAELAPKGTKFLAIDGAGHNNLAAFGSIEIAIAFFKEALAER, from the coding sequence ATGATCCGCGCCACCAAATTTCTGGCCGTAATTGTCGTGATTTTCGGCATCCTGCCGTTCGCCGCCATGTATTTCCTGCAGGCGAAAATGATTTTTCCGGCGCCGGATCTGGTGCCGCCGGCTGGCCCGCAAGGGGATTTTGACGCAGTCAGGATCACCACCGAAGACGGGGAGACTTTACGCGCCTATGAACATCGGGCGGAGACCGGGGAGGCGACGATCCTCGTCTTTCACGGCAATGCAGACGCCGCCTTTTACCAGATCAGCAAGGGGGAGAAACTGGCGGCCGCCGGCTTTGGCGTTTTGTTGGTGGAATATCGCGGTTATGGCGGCAGTACGGGCAGCCCCACCGAAGCTGGCCTGATCAGGGATGGTCTCGCCTCCTACGATCATGTGCGCCGCCAATCGGATCAGCCCATCGGCCTCTACGCCCATTCGCTGGGCACCGGTGTCGCCGTGCCGGTGGCGGTGCAGCGCCCGGTCTTCGCCGTGGCGCTGGAGGCGCCCTTCACCTCGATCCTTGATGTGGCACGCTATCGCATGGGCTGGGTGCCGCTGGATGGCCTGCTCAAGCATCCGTTCCATTCCGACCAGCTGATCGGCCAGATCACCGCACCGATCCAGATCATCCATGGCACCGCCGACCGGGTTATCCCGTTCAAGCTCGGCAAACGCCTCGCCGAGCTGGCCCCAAAGGGCACCAAATTCCTCGCCATCGACGGCGCCGGCCATAACAACCTCGCGGCTTTTGGCAGCATTGAAATTGCCATTGCGTTTTTTAAAGAAGCGTTGGCGGAGCGGTAG